A window of the Mesorhizobium opportunistum WSM2075 genome harbors these coding sequences:
- a CDS encoding response regulator, giving the protein MNKNAPLSGLRVLVVEDAFLLALDLSDELKTAGCDVVGPAPSVQQALEQIDGVKLDGAVLDVNLHGERSFPIAEHLATRGVPFVFLTGYDSATVFPDQFQDSPRLSKPVDTTMLIEAVARFGEHKD; this is encoded by the coding sequence ATGAATAAAAACGCTCCATTATCCGGCCTGCGGGTTCTCGTCGTCGAGGATGCATTCCTGCTTGCGCTCGATCTATCGGACGAATTGAAGACAGCTGGTTGCGATGTCGTCGGTCCCGCACCCTCCGTCCAACAGGCACTTGAGCAGATCGACGGCGTCAAGCTGGACGGGGCGGTGCTCGACGTCAACTTGCATGGCGAACGCAGCTTCCCAATTGCGGAGCACCTCGCCACCCGCGGTGTGCCTTTTGTCTTTCTCACCGGCTATGACAGCGCCACGGTGTTCCCCGATCAGTTCCAGGATTCGCCGAGACTATCGAAGCCTGTCGACACGACGATGTTGATCGAGGCGGTCGCGCGTTTCGGCGAGCACAAGGATTAA